The Helianthus annuus cultivar XRQ/B chromosome 16, HanXRQr2.0-SUNRISE, whole genome shotgun sequence genome includes a window with the following:
- the LOC110918723 gene encoding uncharacterized protein LOC110918723, whose translation MTTMKRCENEGEAETVVIIDVDDDSSSNVKTNNIPKRRAKKPRVSNGLKSDMKFPMKTYIYIDDDDDVTSPGNHSSATPKNLSRSKRMYPRRGSTSHGLHIQLDDDKSVIHEKEGQCTDAVDGAPIEGTVVIERETIKDTVEYKQAQEEELKARQLALKLQAEEAQQQRRLLERKKAEELRLLDIKKRQQQRVEEIRESQKQDEEIMNKKEMYRIEVQHNLKKLEMTCHDMASLLCGLGILVKSPYTTSHQVHAAYKRALLRFHPDRACSVSDMRQQVEAEEKFKLISRMKEKVSNIPSLK comes from the exons ATGACAACCATGAAAAGGTGCGAGAATGAAGGCGAAGCCGAAACCGTTGTCATAATAGACGTGGACGATGACAGTTCCAGTAATGTAAAAACGAACAACATACCTAAAAGGCGTGCAAAGAAACCACGAGTTTCAAATGGATTAAAAAGTGACATGAAGTTTCCAATGAAAACATACATATACATTGATGACGACGATGATGTTACGAGCCCTGGGAATCATAGTTCTGCAACTCCAAAGAATTtatcaagaagcaaaagaatgtACCCGCGAAGAGGCTCAACCAGTCATGGTTTACACATTCAGTTAGATGATGATAAAAGTGTCATTCATGAGAAAGAAGGTCAATGTACTGATGCCGTTGACGGTGCACCCATCGAGGGTACAGTTGTTATCGAAAGAGAGACGATTAAGGATACTGTTGAGTACAAGCAAGCACAAGAGGAGGAATTAAAAGCTAGACAGTTAGCCTTAAAACTTCAG GCAGAAGAAGCACAGCAGCAGCGACGTTTACTGGAACGTAAAAAAGCTGAAGAGTTACGTTTGTTAGACATTAAGAAAAGGCAACAACAACGCGTAGAAGAAATCAGAGAATCTCAAAAACAG GATGAGGAAATCATGAACAAAAAAGAAATGTATCGTATTGAAGTCCAACACAACCTTAAGAAGCTGGAAATGACATGCCATGATATGGCTTCATTACTGTGCGGTTTAGGAATCCTCGTCAAGAGCCCGTACACTACATCACATCAG GTTCATGCGGCTTACAAACGAGCGTTACTAAGGTTTCATCCAGATCGAGCATGCTCGGTATCTGATATGCGCCAACAAGTTGAGGCAGAAGAGAAGTTCAAGCTTATATCGCGCATGAAGGAGAAAGTCAGTAACATCCCAAGCTTAAAGTAG
- the LOC110918721 gene encoding cytochrome P450 89A2 isoform X1: protein METWFIIVVTLCVSALLRSLFRPNHRNKLPPGPSSLSSTLFLLTNSLSELEPILKNLRSKYGPLITLTIGSRPSIFVATHSLAHQILIQKGAVFSDRPRTLPVRNISSSAYGATWRLFRRNLASEMLHPSRVKSYSWARKWVLHILINRLRDQKGASGIKVIDHFQHAMFCLLVFMCFGEKLDEDRINAIASVQRRLLLLVGSGRFNILGIFPRLGRLLFVTRWKDLMQIRKDQEQSLLPIIESRIESVKSGSHNEGIVAYVDTLVNLELPEEDGGKENGGKLTHKEMVSICGEFLNAGTDTTSTALQWIMANLVKHPHIQNKLYDEIVSVVGPPPSPPRKEDELELDSVINEEDLLKMPYLKAVVLEGLRRHPPAHFVLPHRVMKEVEVQGYTIPQGATINFMVAEMGLDPNVWDEPMEFKPERFLVNDGAFDITGSKGIKMMPFGAGRRICPGSDLALLHLEYFVANLIWYFNWSVPDGYHVDLSDKTEFTVVMKNPLQAQVSSRVEKISH from the exons ATGGAAACCTGGTTCATCATCGTCGTTACACTCTGCGTTTCCGCCTTACTCCGGTCACTCTTCCGCCCTAACCACCGCAACAAACTACCACCAGGACCGTCCTCTCTTTCCTCCACCCTATTCTTACTAACCAATTCACTTTCAGAGCTCGAACCAATTCTTAAAAACCTCAGGTCCAAATATGGACCACTTATCACTCTTACAATCGGTTCTAGGCCTTCAATCTTTGTGGCCACACATTCTTTGGCTCACCAGATTCTTATACAAAAAGGGGCGGTGTTCTCGGACCGCCCGAGAACCTTGCCCGTGCGCAACATCTCCTCATCTGCCTACGGCGCCACGTGGCGGCTCTTCCGACGCAATCTTGCGTCGGAGATGCTTCACCCTTCCCGGGTGAAGTCGTACTCGTGGGCCCGCAAGTGGGTCCTACATATCTTGATTAACCGCTTACGCGATCAG AAGGGGGCTAGTGGAATCAAGGTGATTGATCATTTTCAGCACGCAATGTTTTGTTTGTTGGTGTTTATGTGTTTCGGGGAGAAGCTAGACGAGGATCGTATTAACGCAATTGCCAGCGTACAACGTCGTTTGTTGTTATTAGTTGGTTCAGGACGGTTTAATATACTCGGTATATTCCCAAGATTGGGGAGGCTGTTGTTTGTAACCAGATGGAAAGATCTTATGCAAATCCGTAAAGATCAAGAACAATCGTTGCTCCCAATTATTGAATCTAGAATCGAATCGGTTAAATCTGGATCGCACAATGAAGGAATTGTGGCATATGTTGATACTTTGGTGAATCTAGAGCTTCCTGAGGAGGATGGTGGTAAAGAAAACGGTGGAAAGCTGACCCATAAAGAGATGGTAAGCATTTGTGGTGAGTTTCTTAATGCGGGTACGGACACCACATCTACCGCGCTACAATGGATCATGGCTAATCTAGTGAAGCATCCTCACATTCAGAACAAGCTCTATGACGAGATTGTTTCAGTTGTAGggccaccaccatcgccaccacgAAAAGAGGACGAGTTGGAGCTAGATTCGGTTATAAACGAAGAGGATCTACTGAAAATGCCGTACTTGAAAGCGGTGGTTTTGGAAGGGTTGAGGAGACATCCACCGGCCCATTTTGTGCTGCCGCATAGGGTCATGAAAGAGGTAGAGGTGCAAGGCTACACGATCCCACAAGGTGCGACTATTAATTTCATGGTGGCTGAAATGGGTTTGGACCCGAATGTCTGGGACGAACCCATGGAGTTTAAACCAGAGCGGTTCTTGGTGAATGATGGTGCGTTTGATATAACCGGAAGCAAAGGGATAAAGATGATGCCTTTTGGTGCTGGACGAAGGATATGTCCTGGTTCTGATTTGGCTTTGCTTCATTTGGAGTATTTTGTGGCGAATTTGATTTGGTATTTCAATTGGAGTGTTCCTGATGGTTATCATGTTGATCTTTCGGACAAGACCGAGTTCACCGTTGTTATGAAGAACCCTCTCCAAGCACAAGTTTCTTCAAGGGTTGAGAAGATAAGCCATTAG
- the LOC110918721 gene encoding cytochrome P450 89A2 isoform X2, whose amino-acid sequence METWFIIVVTLCVSALLRSLFRPNHRNKLPPGPSSLSSTLFLLTNSLSELEPILKNLRSKYGPLITLTIGSRPSIFVATHSLAHQILIQKGAVFSDRPRTLPVRNISSSAYGATWRLFRRNLASEMLHPSRVKSYSWARKWVLHILINRLRDQGASGIKVIDHFQHAMFCLLVFMCFGEKLDEDRINAIASVQRRLLLLVGSGRFNILGIFPRLGRLLFVTRWKDLMQIRKDQEQSLLPIIESRIESVKSGSHNEGIVAYVDTLVNLELPEEDGGKENGGKLTHKEMVSICGEFLNAGTDTTSTALQWIMANLVKHPHIQNKLYDEIVSVVGPPPSPPRKEDELELDSVINEEDLLKMPYLKAVVLEGLRRHPPAHFVLPHRVMKEVEVQGYTIPQGATINFMVAEMGLDPNVWDEPMEFKPERFLVNDGAFDITGSKGIKMMPFGAGRRICPGSDLALLHLEYFVANLIWYFNWSVPDGYHVDLSDKTEFTVVMKNPLQAQVSSRVEKISH is encoded by the exons ATGGAAACCTGGTTCATCATCGTCGTTACACTCTGCGTTTCCGCCTTACTCCGGTCACTCTTCCGCCCTAACCACCGCAACAAACTACCACCAGGACCGTCCTCTCTTTCCTCCACCCTATTCTTACTAACCAATTCACTTTCAGAGCTCGAACCAATTCTTAAAAACCTCAGGTCCAAATATGGACCACTTATCACTCTTACAATCGGTTCTAGGCCTTCAATCTTTGTGGCCACACATTCTTTGGCTCACCAGATTCTTATACAAAAAGGGGCGGTGTTCTCGGACCGCCCGAGAACCTTGCCCGTGCGCAACATCTCCTCATCTGCCTACGGCGCCACGTGGCGGCTCTTCCGACGCAATCTTGCGTCGGAGATGCTTCACCCTTCCCGGGTGAAGTCGTACTCGTGGGCCCGCAAGTGGGTCCTACATATCTTGATTAACCGCTTACGCGATCAG GGGGCTAGTGGAATCAAGGTGATTGATCATTTTCAGCACGCAATGTTTTGTTTGTTGGTGTTTATGTGTTTCGGGGAGAAGCTAGACGAGGATCGTATTAACGCAATTGCCAGCGTACAACGTCGTTTGTTGTTATTAGTTGGTTCAGGACGGTTTAATATACTCGGTATATTCCCAAGATTGGGGAGGCTGTTGTTTGTAACCAGATGGAAAGATCTTATGCAAATCCGTAAAGATCAAGAACAATCGTTGCTCCCAATTATTGAATCTAGAATCGAATCGGTTAAATCTGGATCGCACAATGAAGGAATTGTGGCATATGTTGATACTTTGGTGAATCTAGAGCTTCCTGAGGAGGATGGTGGTAAAGAAAACGGTGGAAAGCTGACCCATAAAGAGATGGTAAGCATTTGTGGTGAGTTTCTTAATGCGGGTACGGACACCACATCTACCGCGCTACAATGGATCATGGCTAATCTAGTGAAGCATCCTCACATTCAGAACAAGCTCTATGACGAGATTGTTTCAGTTGTAGggccaccaccatcgccaccacgAAAAGAGGACGAGTTGGAGCTAGATTCGGTTATAAACGAAGAGGATCTACTGAAAATGCCGTACTTGAAAGCGGTGGTTTTGGAAGGGTTGAGGAGACATCCACCGGCCCATTTTGTGCTGCCGCATAGGGTCATGAAAGAGGTAGAGGTGCAAGGCTACACGATCCCACAAGGTGCGACTATTAATTTCATGGTGGCTGAAATGGGTTTGGACCCGAATGTCTGGGACGAACCCATGGAGTTTAAACCAGAGCGGTTCTTGGTGAATGATGGTGCGTTTGATATAACCGGAAGCAAAGGGATAAAGATGATGCCTTTTGGTGCTGGACGAAGGATATGTCCTGGTTCTGATTTGGCTTTGCTTCATTTGGAGTATTTTGTGGCGAATTTGATTTGGTATTTCAATTGGAGTGTTCCTGATGGTTATCATGTTGATCTTTCGGACAAGACCGAGTTCACCGTTGTTATGAAGAACCCTCTCCAAGCACAAGTTTCTTCAAGGGTTGAGAAGATAAGCCATTAG